A genomic stretch from Sphingobacterium sp. ML3W includes:
- a CDS encoding nuclear transport factor 2 family protein: MNSLVKTLAATALIAVSTFAMAAEGPGAKSAKATVNLSTADLALDHYVAVTTEGESAGVEQLFAEDFNQKIQASNTLSHSRSEVVKSLKKQKGEKLNCTVSTDIIEESADYMIAKVILKFEDFTKTDLVTLVREGNDWKVSGSVNAYR; encoded by the coding sequence ATGAACTCATTAGTAAAAACATTAGCAGCAACAGCCCTAATCGCAGTATCCACATTCGCTATGGCAGCTGAAGGACCAGGAGCAAAATCAGCAAAAGCAACCGTAAACCTTTCTACTGCAGACTTAGCGCTTGATCATTATGTTGCGGTAACAACCGAAGGAGAATCGGCAGGTGTTGAGCAGTTATTCGCCGAAGATTTCAATCAAAAAATCCAAGCTTCTAATACACTGTCTCATAGCCGTAGCGAAGTCGTTAAATCCTTGAAAAAACAAAAAGGTGAGAAGCTAAACTGTACAGTAAGTACTGATATTATCGAAGAGTCGGCGGATTATATGATCGCCAAAGTGATCCTAAAATTTGAAGACTTTACCAAGACAGATCTAGTGACTTTGGTTCGTGAGGGAAATGACTGGAAAGTGTCCGGTTCAGTCAACGCTTATAGATAG